In Mycobacterium stomatepiae, the following are encoded in one genomic region:
- the gyrB gene encoding DNA topoisomerase (ATP-hydrolyzing) subunit B: MAAQKKKAQDEYGASAITVLEGLEAVRKRPGMYIGSTGERGLHHLVWEVVDNSVDEAMAGYATQVDVRLLDDGSVEVADDGRGIPVAMHATGAPTVDVVMTQLHAGGKFGGENSGYNVSGGLHGVGVSVVNALSTRLEVDIKRDGHEWSQYYDHAVPGTLKQGEAAKKTGTTIRFWADPDIFETTDYDFETVARRLQEMAFLNKGLTIHLTDERVSREEVVDDVVSDTAEAPKTAEEKAAESTVSHKVKQRTFHYPGGLVDFVKHINRTKSPIQQSIIDFEGKGTGHEVEIAMQWNGGYSESVHTFANTINTHEGGTHEEGFRSALTSVVNKYAKDKKLLKEKDANLTGDDIREGLAAVISVKVSEPQFEGQTKTKLGNTEVKSFVQKICNEQLTHWFEANPSEAKTVVNKAVSSAQARIAARKARELVRRKSATDLGGLPGKLADCRSTDPRKSELYVVEGDSAGGSAKSGRDSMFQAILPLRGKIINVEKARIDRVLKNTEVQAIITALGTGIHDEFDITKLRYHKIVLMADADVDGQHISTLLLTLLFRFMRPLIEHGHVFLAQPPLYKLKWQRSDPEFAYSDRERDGLLEAGAKAGKKINKDDGIQRYKGLGEMDAKELWETTMDPTVRVLRQVTLDDAAAADELFSILMGEDVDARRSFITRNAKDVRFLDV; this comes from the coding sequence GTGGCTGCCCAGAAGAAGAAGGCGCAAGACGAATACGGCGCGTCAGCGATCACCGTGCTCGAAGGCCTGGAGGCCGTCCGTAAACGCCCCGGCATGTACATCGGGTCTACCGGCGAGCGAGGCCTGCACCACCTGGTCTGGGAGGTGGTCGACAACTCGGTGGACGAGGCGATGGCCGGTTACGCCACCCAGGTCGATGTCCGCCTGCTAGACGACGGCAGCGTCGAGGTCGCCGACGACGGACGTGGTATTCCGGTAGCCATGCACGCCACCGGCGCGCCGACCGTCGACGTGGTGATGACCCAGCTGCACGCGGGTGGAAAATTCGGCGGCGAAAACAGCGGTTACAACGTCAGTGGTGGTCTGCACGGCGTGGGTGTGTCGGTGGTAAACGCGCTGTCGACCCGCCTCGAGGTCGATATCAAGCGTGACGGGCACGAGTGGTCGCAGTACTACGACCACGCCGTACCCGGAACCCTCAAACAGGGCGAGGCCGCGAAGAAGACGGGCACCACGATCAGGTTCTGGGCCGACCCGGACATCTTCGAAACCACCGATTACGACTTCGAGACGGTGGCACGCCGGCTGCAGGAAATGGCATTCCTGAACAAGGGATTGACCATCCACCTCACCGACGAGCGAGTCTCTCGGGAAGAGGTGGTCGACGACGTCGTCAGCGACACCGCCGAAGCGCCCAAGACCGCCGAAGAAAAGGCCGCCGAATCCACGGTGTCGCACAAGGTCAAGCAGCGGACGTTCCACTACCCGGGCGGCCTGGTCGACTTCGTCAAGCACATCAACCGCACCAAGAGTCCAATTCAGCAGAGCATCATCGATTTCGAAGGCAAGGGCACCGGCCACGAGGTCGAGATCGCGATGCAGTGGAACGGTGGATATTCGGAGTCGGTGCACACCTTCGCCAACACGATCAACACGCACGAGGGCGGCACCCACGAGGAGGGCTTCCGCAGTGCGCTGACGTCGGTGGTGAACAAGTACGCCAAAGACAAGAAGCTGCTGAAGGAAAAGGACGCCAACCTCACCGGCGACGACATCCGCGAAGGGCTGGCCGCGGTGATCTCGGTCAAGGTCAGCGAACCGCAGTTCGAGGGCCAGACCAAGACGAAGCTGGGTAACACCGAAGTCAAGTCGTTTGTCCAGAAGATCTGCAACGAACAGCTCACACACTGGTTTGAAGCCAACCCTTCCGAGGCGAAAACCGTTGTGAACAAAGCGGTGTCGTCGGCACAGGCCCGCATCGCCGCGCGTAAGGCGCGGGAGTTGGTGCGTCGTAAGAGTGCGACCGATCTGGGTGGGCTGCCCGGTAAGCTGGCCGACTGCCGTTCGACGGATCCACGCAAGTCCGAACTGTATGTGGTCGAAGGTGATTCGGCCGGCGGTTCGGCCAAAAGCGGGCGCGACTCGATGTTTCAGGCGATCTTGCCGCTGCGCGGCAAGATCATCAACGTGGAAAAGGCGCGCATCGACCGCGTCCTGAAGAACACCGAAGTCCAGGCGATCATCACCGCGCTGGGCACCGGCATCCACGACGAATTCGACATCACCAAACTGCGCTATCACAAGATCGTGCTGATGGCCGACGCCGACGTCGACGGCCAGCACATCTCGACGCTGTTGTTGACGTTGTTGTTCCGGTTCATGCGCCCACTGATCGAACACGGCCACGTGTTCTTGGCTCAACCGCCGCTCTACAAGCTCAAATGGCAGCGCTCGGACCCCGAATTCGCCTACTCCGACCGCGAACGCGATGGCCTGCTCGAGGCGGGGGCCAAGGCCGGTAAGAAGATCAACAAGGACGACGGTATCCAGCGCTACAAGGGTCTAGGCGAGATGGACGCCAAGGAGTTGTGGGAAACCACGATGGACCCCACCGTGCGGGTGCTGCGCCAAGTCACCCTCGACGACGCCGCCGCCGCCGACGAACTGTTCTCAATCCTGATGGGCGAAGACGTCGACGCGCGCCGCAGCTTCATCACCCGCAACGCCAAAGACGTCCGCTTCCTGGACGTCTGA